The proteins below are encoded in one region of Blastocatellia bacterium:
- a CDS encoding protein kinase produces MVGKTILHYRVLREIGKGGMGVVYKAEDSKLHRIVAIKALSADLIGDEKARARFMREARAASAIDHPNICTVYEVNEADGSLFFVMQYVEGRTLKKAVSARPLAVDAALEYMLEITDALAAAHAKGIVHRDIKSSNIMINERGQIKVLDFGLAKVLRPSTPYSSSDPQVSVELTQLGSPFGTASYMSPEQARGDRADMRSDIFSLGIVFYEMLTGRLPFRGKTPVDVMHSVMHDQPAAIEGVPPQLQQIVTKTLAKDPNARYQSAERLLADLRALVRNYYAGEGVPRDKASLRAAAKQPAQGSIFDRVASWMQRTFSSPPPPTVKEETSASSGSPLPDASPSIWQSRDKKAIAILPFKNMSGSPENDFYGFSLADSVITELAQLHDLIVRPSSYIAPYQNRDVDPRAVGAQLAVDHVLIGGYVKSGDRFRLTPQLVDTASGEIIWSEKIDVESKDIITIQDTISRQIVEGLRVKTSGKEQERLVKTPTENADAYENYLKGRTLLYKFITQTLDIHDLEAALELFAGAVEMDPNFALAYSGLGVCELNYVLKGMGGRDYYAQAKMAFERALALNPKLVEPRVRLVYIDLFEGRSDVARQEIRRLQRQAPNEPSVHSTAAYVYRLSGQYEPTLQAWDRLLKISPTDVVFASYNRARIYIYEKDYDRAAAEIDKGQAFEPHHPLLRFYGAVVDYYRGNIDEATQVIEAILAEHPELHARKIFLAYCYLAQGDRERALGLIDEQVIETAHADQDIAYQLATFYALDRQNAVAVDWLERAVAMGNENYPWFATNPNWEGLRDDLRYRRLLNDLKERWEQLNAAAS; encoded by the coding sequence ACGGTGTATGAAGTCAACGAAGCCGACGGCTCGCTCTTCTTCGTCATGCAGTACGTCGAGGGGCGCACGCTCAAGAAAGCGGTCAGCGCCCGCCCGCTGGCCGTAGACGCGGCGCTCGAATACATGCTCGAAATTACCGACGCGCTCGCCGCGGCGCACGCCAAAGGCATCGTCCACCGCGACATTAAATCGTCGAACATCATGATTAATGAGCGCGGCCAGATCAAAGTCCTCGACTTCGGACTGGCCAAGGTGCTGCGACCGAGCACGCCGTATTCGAGCAGCGACCCGCAGGTCTCGGTCGAGCTGACGCAGCTCGGCTCGCCTTTCGGCACGGCGAGCTATATGTCGCCGGAACAGGCGCGCGGCGACCGCGCAGACATGCGCTCGGACATCTTCTCGCTCGGCATCGTCTTTTACGAAATGCTTACAGGGCGGCTGCCGTTCCGTGGCAAGACACCTGTAGATGTGATGCATTCGGTCATGCACGACCAGCCCGCGGCCATCGAAGGTGTGCCGCCGCAGTTGCAGCAGATTGTCACCAAAACGCTGGCCAAAGACCCGAACGCGCGCTATCAGTCCGCCGAGCGATTGCTCGCGGATTTGCGCGCCCTGGTGCGCAACTATTACGCCGGCGAGGGTGTGCCGCGTGACAAGGCGTCGCTGCGGGCTGCGGCGAAGCAGCCGGCACAGGGCAGCATCTTCGACCGCGTGGCCTCGTGGATGCAGCGCACCTTCAGCAGCCCGCCGCCGCCAACCGTGAAAGAAGAGACCAGCGCCAGCAGTGGCTCGCCGCTGCCCGACGCCTCGCCCTCGATCTGGCAATCGCGCGATAAGAAGGCCATCGCCATCCTGCCGTTCAAGAATATGTCGGGCAGCCCGGAAAATGACTTCTACGGCTTCAGCCTGGCCGACAGCGTGATTACGGAGCTGGCGCAGCTTCATGATTTGATCGTCCGCCCGTCGTCTTACATCGCGCCTTACCAGAACCGCGACGTTGACCCGCGCGCCGTCGGCGCACAGCTCGCCGTAGACCATGTGCTGATCGGCGGCTATGTGAAATCGGGCGACCGCTTCCGCCTGACGCCGCAGCTCGTAGACACGGCGAGCGGCGAGATCATCTGGAGCGAGAAGATTGATGTCGAGTCGAAAGACATCATCACCATCCAGGACACCATCTCGCGGCAGATCGTCGAAGGATTGCGCGTCAAGACCAGCGGCAAAGAGCAGGAGCGGCTCGTGAAGACGCCGACCGAGAATGCCGACGCCTACGAGAATTACCTGAAGGGCCGCACCCTGCTTTACAAGTTCATCACCCAGACGCTCGACATTCATGATCTGGAGGCGGCGCTCGAACTCTTCGCCGGGGCCGTCGAGATGGACCCGAATTTCGCGCTTGCCTACAGCGGGCTCGGCGTCTGCGAGCTGAATTATGTCTTGAAAGGCATGGGTGGTCGCGATTACTACGCGCAGGCAAAGATGGCCTTTGAGCGGGCGCTGGCGCTCAACCCGAAGCTCGTCGAGCCGCGCGTCCGCCTGGTCTACATCGATCTGTTCGAAGGGCGCTCGGACGTGGCGCGGCAAGAGATTCGCCGCCTCCAGCGCCAGGCTCCGAACGAGCCCTCGGTGCATTCGACCGCCGCCTATGTCTACCGCCTGAGCGGTCAGTACGAGCCGACGCTGCAAGCCTGGGACAGGCTGTTGAAGATCAGCCCCACAGACGTCGTGTTTGCCAGTTACAACCGGGCGCGAATTTACATCTACGAGAAAGATTATGACCGGGCGGCAGCCGAGATTGACAAAGGTCAGGCGTTTGAGCCGCATCATCCGCTGCTGCGCTTTTACGGCGCGGTGGTCGATTACTACCGCGGCAACATTGATGAAGCGACGCAAGTCATCGAAGCGATTCTCGCCGAGCATCCCGAGCTGCACGCGCGCAAGATCTTTCTCGCCTACTGCTACCTGGCGCAGGGCGACCGCGAGCGCGCGCTTGGGTTGATTGACGAACAGGTGATCGAGACGGCGCATGCGGATCAGGACATCGCCTATCAACTGGCGACCTTCTACGCGCTCGACCGCCAGAATGCCGTGGCGGTTGACTGGCTGGAGCGCGCCGTGGCGATGGGCAACGAAAACTATCCGTGGTTTGCGACCAATCCGAACTGGGAAGGCTTGCGCGACGACCTGCGCTACCGCCGCCTGTTGAATGACCTCAAAGAGCGGTGGGAGCAGCTGAACGCGGCTGCCTCATAA